Below is a window of Leifsonia sp. NPDC080035 DNA.
GCTTCGCGGCGTCCGCCGTCATGTTCGTCACATCGGGCACCTGGACGGCCTTCTTCCCGGTGGACACGATGAGCGTGACCGTCTCGCCCTTCGCCATGACGATGCCCGCGGCGGGATCCGTGCGGATCACCTCGCCGGAGGGGTACGTGGAGCTCTCCTCCTGCGTCTGCGTCCACTTGAGGCTCAGGTCCTCGAGCTTCTTGCCCGCGGCGTCGACGGTCTGCCCCGACAGGTTCGGGACGGGGCGCGAGGTCTCGGGCATCGTCGTGCTCGGCGCGAGGCGGAGCACCCAGGCCAGGACGGCGACGATCACGACCGCCATCACGGCGACGCCGGCCCAGATCCAGATCACCGGTGGGCGTCGCTGCGTGCGCACCATGGTCTGGTCCTCGGCGAGCTGCCGGAAGGCCGCCTCTGGGCCGGACGAGGTCGTCGGAGGCGCTCCGAAGAGGTTCTCCGCGAAGTCGTCCTCCTTCTTGTGCACGGGGACGCGTCCCGCGGCTGCCTCTTCGAGGTCGTGCCGGAAGTCGGCGACGGTCTGGTACCGGTCGAAGCGATCCTTCGCGAGCGCGTGCGCGACCACGACATCCATCGCCGGCGAGACCTTGTGGTTGATGGAGCTCGGCGCCACTGCCGTCTCGCTGACGTGCTGGTAGGCGACCGCGACCGGGGTGTCGCCGCGGAACGGCGGGCGGCCGGCCAGCATCTCGAACAGGACGACGCCCGTCGAGTACAGGTCGGTGCGCGCATCCACCGTCTCGCCCTTGGCCTGCTCCGGCGAGAAGTAGCTCGCGGTACCGAGAACGGCGGTGGTCTGCGCCACTGTCGCCGAGGAGTCGCTGATCGCGCGCGCGATGCCGAAGTCCATCACCTTGACCTGCCCGGTCTTGGTGATCATGACGTTGCCCGGCTTGATGTCGCGGTGCACGACGCCGGCGCGGTGGCTGTATTCGAGCGCCGTCAGGATGCCCTCGGTGATGCGGACCGCCTCGGAGGGCTCCAGCGGTCCCTGCTTGATGAGATCCTTCAGAAGGACGCCGTCGACGTACTCCATCACGATGAAGGGCAGCTGCGCCTCGTGCCCGTTCGGCTCGCGGACCGTCTCCTCGCCCGCGTCGAAGACGCGCACGATGGTGGGATGCGCCATCCGGGCCGCTGCCTGCGCCTCCTGCCGGAACCGGGTGCGGAACGCCGGGTCGGTGGCGAGCGAGGGCTTCAGCAGCTTGATGGCGACGGTGCGCCCGAGGCGGGTGTCCTGACCGCGGTGCACGTCCGACATCCCGCCGCGTCCGATGAGTTCGCCCACCTGATATCGGCCTGCGAGCAGGCGGCTATCTGGGCTCAATGCGGACTCCTTACGGGTGGTGGCTCCGGCTAGTGTAGCGGGCTGATTCTGAGAGATCTCCCTCGTGCGGGGGTCGACGTCAGGGGGTTGGCGTCAGGGCGTCGGCGGCGGCGAGGTCGGTCCCACTGCGGGGAGCACCGTGTAGGACGCCGCCGGGCTCTGTCCCGACTCCACGGACTCGCCCTGGTTGCAGAACACCGAGTACGTCAGCGAGTAGTCGCCTGCGGCGTTCGGGGTCCACGTGAACTTCGTGTCCTGGACGGGGGCCTGCGCCTGACCGTTGATGAACAGACGGCGCCCGGTCAGCTTCTGGCCCGCGGGGCAGGTGGCCGAACCGAAGGAGACCGTGATCTGCGAGTTCGCCATGCCCTGGCCGGACGGCGGGTTCGCCGAGACCGTGTCGGTCGGGGTGGGGATGGGGGTGAGGTCGGAGTAGACCTTCACCGTGACCTGGGTGCCGACCGGGACCGGGCCGGTCGGGTTCACGGAGTAGACCGTGTTGACCTGCTTGGCCGAGGTCGCGGCCGTGCCCTGCTGGACGTTGGCGACCATCCCGAGATCCTGCAGCTTGGCGCGCGCCTCGTCCGCGGAGAGGCCGAGGAAGTCGCTCTCGGTGATCTGCACGGTGTTGCTCGTCGGGCTGGGCGTCGGGGACGGGGAGGTCGGCTTGGGGGACGGGGCGGTGGCCGCGGTCGTCGTGGGCGTGCTCGGCGCCGACTTCGGCTGGACGAGCAGGGCGATCAGCGTGCCGATGAGCACGAGGGCGAGCAGCGCGATCAGGGCGATCAGCGGCCACGTCCAGGGGCTGCGCTTCTTCTCCTCGACCGGAGCCTCTTCGGTCTCCTCCTCGACCGTCTGGGCGGCGGTCGCCGGGAGGACGGTCGTTGCCTGGGTCGGGGCGCTGCCCGGCGAGGTCATCAGGACGGTGGCCGCATCCGTGGCCGCCGCCGCGCCCAACACGGCGGGCACCGACGCGGCAGCGGCGCGCACGTCTCCGCGACGCAAGGCCTGGGCGGCGCGAGCGAGGTGGGCCGCGGAGGCGGGCCGGTCGGCCGGGTTCTTCGCGATGCAGGCGAAGACCAGGTTGCGGACGGGCTCCGCGACCGTGGCCGGAAGCTCCGGCGGCGCCTCGTTGATCTGCGCCATCGCGATGGCCACCTGCGACTCGCCGGTGAACGGCCGGCGGCCGGCCAGGCACTCGTACGCGACGATGCCGAGCGAGTAGATGTCGGTCGTCGGCGATGCCGGGTGGCCGGAGGCCTGCTCCGGCGAGAGGTACTGCACGGTGCCCATGACCTGGCCGGTCGCGGTGAGCGGGACCTGGTCGGCGATGCGGGCGATGCCGAAGTCGGTGATCTTGACGCGGCCGTCCGGCGTGATCAGCAGGTTGCCCGGCTTGATGTCACGGTGCACGAGCCCGGCGGCGTGGGCGGCGTGCAGCGCGGCGGCGGTCTGCGCGACGATGTCCAGGGTGCGGTCGGTGCTGAGGATGTGCTCGCGCTCCAGGATGCTGGAGAGCGCCTCGCCGGGGACCAGCTCCATGACGAGGAAGGCGCTGCCCTCCTCCTCGCCGTAGTCGTAGACGTTCGCGATGCCTTCGTGGTTGACGAGCGCTGCGTGGCGGGCCTCGGCACGGAAGCGCTCGAGGAAGCCGGGGTCGCCGAGGTACTCGTCCTTGAGGATCTTGATGGCGACGGTGCGTCCGATCACCAGATCGGTGGCCTGCCAGACCTCGCCCATCCCGCCGATCGCGATCCGCGACTGCAGCTCGTAACGTCCTCCGAAGGTGAGCCCTGCTGTGGGTCTCATTTATTCAGCACCGCCTCTAGTACTTTTCTCGCGATCGGCGCGGCGATGGAGTTCCCCGTGCCGCTCTGACCGCGTCCACCGCCATTTTCCACGACAACTGCAACAGCGAACCGAGGGTCGTTCGCCGGTGCGAACCCGGTGAACCACAGCGTGTAGGGGTCGTTCTCCCCGTTCTGCGCCGTCCCCGTCTTTCCGCCGACTTCGACCCCGTCTATTCTTGCATTGCTCGCTACGCCGTGATCGACGCCGTCGACCATCATCTGCTTCACCGTGTCGGCGTTCGCCTGGCTCAGCGGCTGCGAGAACTCCTTCGCCTGGAAGGTCTCGATCGGCTGCAGATCCGACGAGCGGATCGAGTCGACGAGGTTGGGGGTCATCAGCGTGCCGCCGTTCGCGATGGCGGCCGAGACCATCGCCATCTGGAGCGGCGTGGCCTTGTCGTTCTTCTGGCCGAACGAGCCG
It encodes the following:
- the pknB gene encoding Stk1 family PASTA domain-containing Ser/Thr kinase, with translation MSPDSRLLAGRYQVGELIGRGGMSDVHRGQDTRLGRTVAIKLLKPSLATDPAFRTRFRQEAQAAARMAHPTIVRVFDAGEETVREPNGHEAQLPFIVMEYVDGVLLKDLIKQGPLEPSEAVRITEGILTALEYSHRAGVVHRDIKPGNVMITKTGQVKVMDFGIARAISDSSATVAQTTAVLGTASYFSPEQAKGETVDARTDLYSTGVVLFEMLAGRPPFRGDTPVAVAYQHVSETAVAPSSINHKVSPAMDVVVAHALAKDRFDRYQTVADFRHDLEEAAAGRVPVHKKEDDFAENLFGAPPTTSSGPEAAFRQLAEDQTMVRTQRRPPVIWIWAGVAVMAVVIVAVLAWVLRLAPSTTMPETSRPVPNLSGQTVDAAGKKLEDLSLKWTQTQEESSTYPSGEVIRTDPAAGIVMAKGETVTLIVSTGKKAVQVPDVTNMTADAAKQALQAAGLTVGPTTTENSPSVAANVVISSSPAAGQNAHEGDAIGLTVSSGKVTLADLTGQSIQAASGMLSQLGLTAAPKADPSCPQDKGAPLVHTQSVVPGDVPQGTTVELTYCSG
- a CDS encoding serine/threonine-protein kinase encodes the protein MRPTAGLTFGGRYELQSRIAIGGMGEVWQATDLVIGRTVAIKILKDEYLGDPGFLERFRAEARHAALVNHEGIANVYDYGEEEGSAFLVMELVPGEALSSILEREHILSTDRTLDIVAQTAAALHAAHAAGLVHRDIKPGNLLITPDGRVKITDFGIARIADQVPLTATGQVMGTVQYLSPEQASGHPASPTTDIYSLGIVAYECLAGRRPFTGESQVAIAMAQINEAPPELPATVAEPVRNLVFACIAKNPADRPASAAHLARAAQALRRGDVRAAAASVPAVLGAAAATDAATVLMTSPGSAPTQATTVLPATAAQTVEEETEEAPVEEKKRSPWTWPLIALIALLALVLIGTLIALLVQPKSAPSTPTTTAATAPSPKPTSPSPTPSPTSNTVQITESDFLGLSADEARAKLQDLGMVANVQQGTAATSAKQVNTVYSVNPTGPVPVGTQVTVKVYSDLTPIPTPTDTVSANPPSGQGMANSQITVSFGSATCPAGQKLTGRRLFINGQAQAPVQDTKFTWTPNAAGDYSLTYSVFCNQGESVESGQSPAASYTVLPAVGPTSPPPTP